tcaaacaagtgttgaaccttctcagattctaacagagcaatcttattattattgtaaaactcaaactataagagtttaatatagtttgggtagatttcTTCGGCAATTCCTTCCCTCTTGGAAGTTTCAAAAGCAATACTTTCTGTACAAATACTATCTGTCAGCTTCCAAGTAGGTTTTGTTTGTCCATCAATGCAAGTGGTGCCCATTGCTTTGTGCACAGTGTTCTTGATGTTAAGCGGCAAGGTAAATATTTCGTGCAAGTAAGTAAATACAATACCTAGACAGCCAATACTATCAAGAGTTTCAATGATGCTGCCTGCAATACAAGTCCCTTTTGCAGCTTCTGTTCCTCGACATATTTCATCAACAAGCACAAGGCTCCTTTGGGTGGTTCTAGTAATGATGGATCGAAGTTCAGACATCTCCACCTGTAACAGATATTAAGAACAATAGGAAGTAAGGTACTTATGAAATTTCAATTCCATAAAGCAACAGAAAACAATATAGTTTTAAGGAAAATACATAAGGCATGGGACAACTATTTAACTTTCACGAAAATTATGTTGACTCCCGAGGTTTCATAATTATTGATTCTAGTTTTGGATATCACACGTATCACTTCTCTACGTACATAATTTTACAGTAGGCTGTACGGCGGAATGAAAAGGATGTCCCTGCAGATTCTGTTAGATTGATACTGGATGGCGGTTATTGAAAATTTATCAAGTTTCAACGGAGACTAGAGTAGGATTCATGTTACAAGAACCATAATCATAAATTTCCTCCAACTCCTTTCTGCCCCCACTTTTCGAAATGGAAGAATCATGTGACTTCAACTGCTGTCAGACCCCGGGGATGTTTTTCATTTGCTGGATTTTGCTTCATCAAATTGCTCGTTGTCTTTTGACGCTTTCGAGGAGAGGTCATAATTAGGATTTTCAGTTTGGGAttattttcttgttattttggaaatttatcCTATTTTTAGATTATCATAAACTCATAATAGGATTTGTTATCATTATGTTtgatttgttattatttatttatggtgTTTGGCTTTATTGGGTCCATATATGGACCTTGGATATATAAActtttagataattttaatgaataattaaCATATAGTGTCCTTcaaattatctaaaattaagtttaGAGTACTCCAAGGTCAGTGCCTACAGGAACACTTTATGATAAAGAGAGTACCCTACCAAAAAGAACATTTTTGGATACTTGGTTTTGCATCGTCGGTACAGCCTGACTGGTCGAATGCAAAATTTTATACACAATGAAGCAAGCAACATTATATGATATGATTTAAGGGAAAAGAATGAAACAATAGCAAACCTGAAATGAACTTTTGTGATCAGCTGGACTATCATATGACTTCGTATGAAGCATGATGGAGTCAAAATATGGAATCAGAGCTGATTCAGCACGAACCGTAAGTCCACATATCCCAAGTAGTGCAGCAGCACAAATTGACCGAAGCAAACTTGATTTACCACCACCATTTGCTCCTGTCAATAGAAACAATGATTGCATATCAATAGTATTATGCACAGCACCTCCTTCTGCCATGTTGATCCAATATGGTAATAAACCAACTATCTTCATCTCACAGTTTTTGTCCGGCGGCTTCCCATCCTGCAACAACAGATCAACAAATCTCATTCATCGCATTATGAATCCAAACAAGTTAGTAATAAACAACAGATAGCAAATGGATGATAGGCTAGAACACACTAAATATTACTCATCAACATAAATGTTCCCTGGAAGACATAGTTTAAAAACAACCACCTCACATAATGTCAGTCAGCCCTCTTGGAAGAAAATACTTGGCTACAACTCTTTACAAAAAGAGTTATATGTACTTGAGTTCATATTTGTCACTAACAAATATCAACTAATTAATTCAGCTCCATTGCTATGAAGTATGAAGAACATTAGTATCTCCCTATTTCATCAGATGGTAAAGTTATTGCACTTCATTTCACTGTGCAAATTATCCATCCTTTGTCTGGTATATAGAACTCAATCTGATGGGATCACAATCTACATCCAAAGCCAAATTCAGCACTATTGACATATACAGTAATAACTTCACTTTGACTGTGATCATTACTTACATGTTAGAGGCATATGAAGATGCAGGTAAGCAGCATGGTTCTAAGGGGATAGCTCACACAAATCGCAGGAATAGAATGCTAACTAATCTTACAAAAAATTCTGACTTTTTGATCTAgttaaatatgataaatttgtgatttgCTGTTTTTGTTTTTGCCAAAACCAAATATAAGGGAACTTTTGAGAATGCTTAAAATGATAACTAGTAATATAAAACGATGCTTCCTCAAAGGTGGAATACATAATGGTAGACAAGTGCTTCACACATTGATTGCACGTGTTGTAACTATTACAATTCTGTTAGAGTTACTAAGTACTTGTCAGTTACCATTTGGTTAAAGCTTGTTAAGCCAACAAGGACCGCACTTCTAACTAGCTCTAACAACTTTAAATGTGAAACAAGAATCACAGTCAGctataatatcaatttttgcGAGGCCATTATCATTTCTCAGTACTTTTTCTCATATTCTATCACTTCCTATTATTTTCTCTCTGAAATCAGACACTAATGTTGTATAATGAACATGTTTCAATCCTGAATCATGATTTCACCAATGCATCCATttcaaacaagtcaaaaaaaataaagggaTCTAGAAAAATCTAATGATTTATTAGGATTTCATGGTCTCTAGGACCATATTAATGCAATAGCCCCTTGCCGAATGAGAAATGCTTATCATAAAAGAGGCGTCGTCGAAATTGATCATTCCAATGTAGTTCAAAGATGTACTACTATTAATGGAGAATTGTGAATAATCATAAGCAAACACTAAAACAATTAATTGTCCCCCTCCAATTATGATATAACCAACAAAAGACACATATTTTCTCACAAATTAGGAACATCTTACATATATTcataagtttatatttttatgataaaacaTAGTGTTTAGGAAAATGACATGAATAACAGAACAATACCAGCAAGGAAAAATAAGTTCTGTAAGCAGAACAATAGAtcagaaacaaaataaataatcaatggACCACTTTATCCAAATGAGAAACCCTTTCAAATTGCAACATTGGCATTTAATGGTTTTtccaatttaatataaaaagcTCATCAAAATGCAGCAAAAGTAAGACAAAACTAATGCTATGCAATTGGCTAACGAGAAATGAAGTGACcagttataaattatattaatataagttGCTATTGGaatattaaaattctaataatcTAATTAGTAGTATAATTAGGCAAAAAAAACTCCCATACCTACAACAGGCATAGGTTCGGGAAAGTCAAGATCGTGATCAACCCCAACAAGTCCATATACATAGGGATTTCCTGGATGAGCATGCCTGAAAGTTTGAACATTAAGTCAGTCACACAACACACTCAGAAAATccaaaattgttttataaaatattataagttatcTGGAAAAGAAAACAATTCATTTCAATGAGCTCTACAATAAACAAATCTTCAAAAGGTGATTTAAATTATGAATCTATGGTTATAAAAAGCTCGCAGACACTATCATGCACAAGCATACAGCATTCCAATAGAGGTTGTCTTAGCTGGTTAGGACCAACAGAAAAAGGAGACAGTGACAAAAGTTTAAAGTCATAAAGATTGCAAGAAGTGACAATGTCAAGTAAGAAAAAAGAGACAATTTTCTATATAGttgaaaaaattgacaaatagTAGCATCGTGTAAGGTAGCTTAAAATAGATACAAATATTACTACTATAATATTAATGTAATTGACAACATAAACCATATACCGCAAACATCTTGCTTATTTCCAATTTTGAGTTGGACTCTGTTTGTTAAGGAGGATACCTTAACCTCTGTCCACATACCCTTCTATTCTTTTTCTACAAAAATAACCaatctcttttttctttctttctattgaaACTTATCTTCTATCCAAAAAGAAAAGGCACATAGAAACATACCCACGGATCATCAACTTTCTAAtcacaaataaaacaaatattagtgAAAAAGACAAGTTTTTTTCCTCAATCACACCAAAGCAAGCTCCACCAATTGACATAAGAGAGAAGGAGGGAGGACAGAGACCGCTGGCATATAGAGAATGGTGTACTTACCCAGATACAAAACGGCGTTTCCTGGATCGAGCTTGAGCTGGGCCCGAATTTCCTCCACAATGCACTGTCAAGCCAAAAAATTGTAAGCAATGTGTATTCGTTAACACGGAAAACATCCTAACAACAACATATAAACAGCATAAATAGGGGTAGTAATTTTGGGTTTCATTTGAAGGACGATATATACTGAAAGGCAACAGAAGATAGGATAAACTCAATCATGTAATGATGAAATTAAAATAGGGGAAAGTGGACGACCATTTAATTACAGCACTCACCACAGAATAACCATTATGTGTAAGATCATCCAAAGTTTGTCGAAGATTCTGTGACCAAAGAATAAACCAAAGACACCCTTAAATGTATAACAAACCGGCAACTAAATTGAACCAGAGTTGTATTGAAATACATACAAATTTATCATTATTGGTGCACgcaacataaaaaataacactaaaacgcctttaaaatttagtttaggTGAAAAAATTAAGCTCACATCAGCAAAATAATGAACACTCTGAATATCGATCAAGGTGTCACAAACCATTAACAAAAGTTCAGCATCAATAACCACTCATGGAACAATTTAAGAAGATAAATCAAGAAATTAAATGGTACCTAACCTCAATTCAACTCCACTGTTTCTGCGAGTTGCCGTATTGGTTATAGACTAAGATAAAGAAATACAATGCCATCACAAGGGGATGATGGCCCTTTTGAACTTCAACAACTTCCCATCATTCATATTGAGGAAAGTGAGGACCAAATGATTGAATCTTCTTAAGAAGATGATTCtctaaatcaaacaaatatttaatgaaGAAAAGGGCATGAACCTGAGCAGATCTAGGTGAAGATTCAATCATTTCGTTCTCACCTTGCCTCAAACCTTTATCTAGGTTAAGCACAAAGATTCTTTAACTTCGCTACCCATTGAGCTACAATGTATCTTATTAACTTTCTATAAACTGAAGAAACCTCTTCAATCTATTGATATCCAATGCTCAATGAATTAGAGATCTTGTTGTCCAACGAAACTTTAAACCCTCTTTATTCAAGTGATAGACCAAAGTCTTCtctttaaaattcatttgattttatgtccTACACAtgaaactaaatttttatatccATATTCTTTGAGATTTCCTTTTACCACTTATGGAGATACCCCTTTTCGTTAccttcatctttttttttttctttcaaaatacaACTTATCCAACTAGTGAAATTTGATCTCATATACCATTCAAATACAAGAATGTACCTTTCTAATAATCTCATATAGTAAAGAGAGTTCCACTCATCCCACGCTAGGAAAAATACACCAAACACTAGTACAAAATTCTCCCAAAGTATTTCTTTGCACGCCCTAAACCTTTGAACATAGTTCTAAATTGTAGTTGCAATCACAATTACGGTTACACTGCAAATCTTTACACTACGAGAAAAAACGACTTATGTGGTTTAAATTGCAGTTACAATGTCATTGTGGAGACTTCAAAAATTGTAATATTGCGGTCATAATTGCATACCAGTTAAAACCATGATGTATTGAATGATTGACAATATTGTTTATTAGTGGAATTTTCCTTCTAATTATATGTCTAATAACCCCTTGTTATCCTAATTGTCGAAACATAttgctttaaaaaatatatatatctaatgTGGACATAGAATAACCAAGTGGGTGTAAAGAAAAAGGAAGCCAGATTCATGACCCTTAACTAAGGGTGTtcattaaaaaatgtataaaagaATCATTTAGAATTGTAGGTGTGGGGGTTTAATTTCATTCTTCCATACCAAATTGCAACTTGtataagaaatttttaaaaggttttaTTATAAGTGAAATGTGATATTTAAGAGAAGATACGAAGAATTGAGGTTAATAAAATAAGGaaacaaatttatattgataagcAGCTATATAAAACTATacacttataaataaataaataaaaaaagtggaTTGAAACTTCCACTCAATGTTTTTTACTCTTCTATTACGTACATATCTATATTGTTTGAATGCAACTTATCAAAAGTATAGAAACAAAGATCGTGCTTATGGAGTATAGATTGTACTAATACATTTATCATTCTTTTTCTCTTTGTGACTATTTTTGTTATGTATAGATTGTACTAATACATTTATCATTCTTTTTCTCTTTGTGACTATTTTTGTTATGgtctttaatattattgtgatttgaCATGGTTGACTTGTCATCCATGGTTATTGCAGAAAATCAGAGgatgtcaatttattttatgcACAACACGATTCGTCACACAATGGAACCAATTGttgatatttatataaatttggaAGCCAATACCATTGTGGAggtaataaattaaatcattagTTTATATATCATTGTTTTATTTCTAGGGgttattttatctttgttacAATATATGAAGTTACTGTATACTCCTTTTGTCCTGTTTGGATGGTTGTTGTAGGAAAATATTGTCTCATTTAATTGTcctcactacgccaaaaatggtattttacagcgctttttttaagccatttacagcgctttttcaaaaaattaagcgttgtagtatccagcgctgtaaaaagatacaacagcgctctttaaaataaaaaaagcgctgtaaatctcttctaaaaatgcgctgcttgttgtattagttttacggcgctttttaaaaaaagcgctgtaatatgcattcctttatttcaattagatctctttctgggattataacaacaatctccttcataaatcgtaatatac
The genomic region above belongs to Cicer arietinum cultivar CDC Frontier isolate Library 1 chromosome 4, Cicar.CDCFrontier_v2.0, whole genome shotgun sequence and contains:
- the LOC101500334 gene encoding DNA mismatch repair protein MSH1, mitochondrial-like isoform X3, producing the protein MKIVGLLPYWINMAEGGAVHNTIDMQSLFLLTGANGGGKSSLLRSICAAALLGICGLTVRAESALIPYFDSIMLHTKSYDSPADHKSSFQVEMSELRSIITRTTQRSLVLVDEICRGTEAAKGTCIAGSIIETLDSIGCLEVRRSMLKFCRIGD
- the LOC101500334 gene encoding DNA mismatch repair protein MSH1, mitochondrial-like isoform X2, producing the protein MKIVGLLPYWINMAEGGAVHNTIDMQSLFLLTGANGGGKSSLLRSICAAALLGICGLTVRAESALIPYFDSIMLHTKSYDSPADHKSSFQVEMSELRSIITRTTQRSLVLVDEICRGTEAAKGTCIAGSIIETLDSIGCLASIWSLDSAQNNLVNNYELLQK
- the LOC101500334 gene encoding DNA mismatch repair protein MSH1, mitochondrial-like isoform X1: MKIVGLLPYWINMAEGGAVHNTIDMQSLFLLTGANGGGKSSLLRSICAAALLGICGLTVRAESALIPYFDSIMLHTKSYDSPADHKSSFQVEMSELRSIITRTTQRSLVLVDEICRGTEAAKGTCIAGSIIETLDSIGCLGIVFTYLHEIFTLPLNIKNTVHKAMGTTCIDGQTKPTWKLTDSICTESIAFETSKREGIAEEIYPNYIKLL